The Archangium primigenium genomic interval CGCACCAGGCCACCCAGGTCCAGCACCAGGGGCCGCAGGGGCTGGCGCCGGGCGAAGGCGAGCAACTGGGAGGCGAGCTTGGCGCCCCGGTTCACCGAGCCGATGGCGTTGTTCACGCGGCGCTGGGCGCGCTCGTTGCTCGCCACGTCGCGCTGGAGCAGCTGGAGGTTGCCGGAGATGACCTGGAGCAGGTTGTTGAAGTCGTGCGCCACGCCGCCGGTCAGCTTGCCCACCGCCTCCATCTTCTGGGACTGGCGCAGCTCCTCCTCCACGCGGCGCTGCTCCGTCACGTCCCGGCCCACGCCGTAGACCAGGCCCTCCTCGGGCACCAGCACCGCCGTCCAGGACAGGTGCCGCACCGAGCCGTTCTTGTGCTTGAGCGGCGTCTCGAAGCGCCGCGTGGCGTCCGCCGCGGTGAGCCGGGCCAGCTCCGCCCGCATGGCCGCGTGGCCCTCGGCCTCCAGCCAGTCCAGGGTCCCCCTCACCAGCTCGTCCTCGCGCCAGCCCAGCACCGCGCTCCACGCGGGGTTCACGCTGAGCAGCCGCCCGCCGGTGTCCATCACCCCCAGGAGTTCCTGGGAGATCTTCCACACGCGGTCCCGCTCGCGCGTGCGCTGGGCCACCCGCAGCTCCAGGTCCTCGTTGGCCCGGCGCAGCTCCGCCAGCACCCGGAAGCGCTCGCTCGTCGCCCAGACCCGATCGGCGATGTTGCGCAGGAAGTCGATCTCGTCCTCGCTCCAGTCGCGCACGCGCGTGTCGTGCAGCAGCAGCACCGCCACGAGCCGCCCGTGCTCCATCAGGGGCACGTTGAGCAGCGAGCGGACCCCGAGCGCCACGAAGTTGGCCGCGTGGGGCGCCGTGCGCGGATCCTTCTCCACGTCGGGGATGACCACCGTCTCCCCGCGCTTGAGGTCCTCCAGGTGCACGCCGTAGTCATCGAAGGAGTGCCGGCCCGCCACGCTGAGCACGTCGGGACGCGCCACCCAGTCGCGCTGGACCTCGATGACCCGGCGCGGGCTGTCGATGGTCCCGTAGGCCGCCCGGATGCAGCCCATCAGCGGGCCCACCACGTCCATGGCCGTGCTGGCGATGGCGAAGGTCGTCTCCAGGTCGCGCAGCCGGTCGCCCACCTCCACGAGCGCCGCCAGCCGCAGCTCGCCTTCCTTGCGATCGTGGATGTCGATCAACACGCCGGGAAAGCGCCGCGGCTGCCCCTCGGCGGACAGCTCGCAGTGGCCACTGGCCTCGATCCACCGGTAGCCCCACTGGGCGTGCAGCACGCGGTACTCGGCGCGGTAGGGGCTGCCCAGCCGCACCGTCTTGGCGATCATCGCCTCGACCCGGGGGCGGTCGTCCGGGTGGATGGCGCGCACGAACGCCTCGAGCGGCAGGCCCCGCGCCGCCTCCTGGACGTCGAGCCCCAGCGCCTGGGCGAAGCGCGCGTCCGCGATGAGCTGGTCCTCCGGGATGTTCCACACCCAGGTGCCCATCACCACGTCCGAGTTGAGCGCGAGCTGCATGCGCTCGTTGGCATCCCGCAGCGCGTCCTCGATGCGCCGGCGCTCGGTGATGTCCTGCACGACGCCGATGAGCCGCACCGGCCGCCCCTGCTCGTCCCGGACATACTCGGCCCGGCGGGAGATCCAGCGCGGGGCCCCGGTGCGCGCATGGCGGATGCGGAACTCGGTGCTCAAGCCGCGCTGCGGCCGCGACCGGCGCTCCAGCGGGGACTCGGAGGGGTCGTCCGCGAGCAGGAGGGCCTCGATCCGCTCGGCGGGAAGGACCTCCACCGGGTCGAGTCCGAACAGCTCGCAGTACGCCGGCGTGACGGTCATCAACCCGGTCGCCAGCTCCAGCGAGAACACCCCGATGCCCCCCGCCCCCTGGGCCAGACGCAGCAAGCGGGCCGGCTCGAGTGGCGAGGGCGCGGAGGCCAGGGCCTGGCCCTCGGCGTCGAGCCCCGCCTGCTGCAACAGCCCCCGCAGACGGGAGATCTCGGCCTCCAGGGCCACTTGAATGTCGGACGGGGCGGTCATGGAAAGGAGCCGCCCGGACTGTCGCCGCGCGCCGCCCGCCGGGCAATGGGAAAGGAGGCCCGACGACGGGTTGTGTCCGGACCCGGGCGGAAGTGCCCGAAGGGGGGCCGGGCGGACGGCGGCGAAGGATTCATTGCGCGGATTCATTGTGCCCGCCTGCCACGGCCTTAAGATGCCTCGCCCCCATGCCTGCCCATCTCGCCCAGACCCTGATCACGCAGGGCCTCCTTCCCCAGGACAAGGCCGAGGAAGCCTTGCGCCATCAGGCGGCTCAAGGGGGTGCCCTCGACACGGCCCTGCTCGAGCGGCGCATGCTCACCGAGCCCCAGGTGCTGCACGCACTCGGGGAGGCATCGGGACTGCGGCCGGTGAACCTGGCCGACTTCGAGCCCAACGCGGACGTCGCCTCCTTCATCCCCCCGAAGATCGCCGACCGGCTGTGCGTGGTGCCCCTGTCGCTCGATGGCACCACCCTGCACGTGGCCTGCGGCTACCCGGTGCCTCGCAAGGAGCTGGAGGAAGTGGGCTTCCTGCTCGGCAAGCCCCTGGAGCTGTGGGTGGCCACCGAGGTGCGGGTGCGCGAGTGGATCTCCGTCATCTACCGGCTGCCGCTCTCGCCGCGCCAGAGCGCGGTGCTCGCCCTGCTCGATCCCGAGCGCATGGGCGCCGGGGCCCCGCCGCCCCCTTCCGCGCCAGCACCTGTCGCGCCCGCACCGTCCGCCCCCGCACCTTCCGCGCCGCCTCCCGCGCCCCGGCCGCCGCCGCCGCCGCAACCCGAGGAGTCCACCCTCACCGTGGAGATGGTGGAGCGGCTCGCGCGCAACGTGGCCGCCGAGCCCGTGTCGCTCGAGCGCACGGCCAAGCCCGCGGCCCCCCCGGCCCCCGCGGCCCCGCCCCCCCCGCGTCCGGCGCCCGCCGCGCGCCCGCCCGCCCCCACCGCCGCGCGCCCGCCCGCCCCCGCGGCCCCGCCCGCCGCGCCGCCTCCCGCGTCCGCGCCCGCCCGTGAGCCCCTGCGGCTGAACATGGCCGAGCCCGCGCCGCGGCCCCCGCCCCCGGCCCAGCCTCCGCCGCCCGCTCAGCCTCCGCCCCCGGCCCAGCCGCCGCAGGCCCGGCCCGCGCCCCAGGCGCCCGCGCCCGTGGCCCCCCGGCCCCCTCCGCCCGCGCCCGCGCCGCCTCCGGCCCCGGTGGCCGCCGCGCCCGTGGCGCCCCCACCCGCGCCCCCGCGCCCCGCGCCCGCGCCGGTCGAGGCCCGCGCGCCGGAGGCCGAGGCCCCCCGGGCCGCGAGCGATGACGTGCCCGACTGGACGCTCGTGCAGGCCCGGGCCGCCCTCAAGGACGCCACGCGCGAGCGGGATCGGCTCATCGACACGGCCCTGCGCTTTGGCCGCCGCACCTTCGACTACGTGGCCGCCTTCGCGGTGATGCGCGGCGCGGCGGTGGGCTGGGACGCGCGAGGCGAGGGGCTCCCGGCGGAGTCGCTCGCGCAGGTGTCCATCCCGCTCGACGCCAGCAGTGTCTTTCGCACCGTGGCCGTCACCCGGGGCAGCTACGCGGGCCCCGTGCCCCCCGACAGCCTCACCCGGCACTACCTGGAGCTGTTCGGCCGTCAGCCGCCGCGCACCCTCTTCCTCTACCCGGTGGAGGTGCGCGGCCGGCTCGTGGCGGTGCTCTACGGCGACTGCGGCCAGAAGCCCATCAGCCAGCGGCGACTGTCCGACTACCTCCTCTTCTGCCAGGAGCTGCCCGCCGCCTTCCAGGAGCTGCTGCTCTTTCGCAAACAGCGCCAGGCGCCGCAGCGCGGCAGCGGCATGAGCTTCGACGTGGACGTGGACGTGGAGCTGGACGAGCCCGCCGCTCCCGCCCCGCAGCCGTCGCTCGCCGCGGGCCTGGGCTGGAGCCCCTTCGCCACCCGCTCCTCGGGCGCGATGGGCCGCGCCGCCTCGCTCGCGCCCCTGGTCATGTCCCAGGAGGAGCGCCCGCCCCCGGACTTCGGCCCCCTCATCAAGCGCCTCACCGGCCCGGACGCCAACCAGCGCGCGAGCGCCATGGCGGAGCTGGCACGCTCGCCCGAGGCCAGCGCCCGGGTGCTCGTCACGCACTTTCCCGGCCCTTCCGCCTGGAGCCGGCTGCCCGTGCTGGAGCTGCCCGAGGCGGACGAGCTCGGCCCCATCGCCGGCGCCCTGTCGCGGCTCGGTCGGCCCGCGGCCCAGGCCCTGGCGCCGCTGTTGGACTCGCCCGACTCGGACACGCGCTACTTCGCCCTGCTCACCGCGGGCAACCTGCCCTACGTGGAGCTGGTGGACGGCATCCTGCGCGGCCTCTTCGACGCCGAGCCGGACCTGTCCAGCGCCGCGCGCGCCGCCGCCGCCGCGCTCAAGCACCTGCCTCGCCTGGACGCGGCACGTCGGGAGCTGCGCCAGGAGCTCCAGCACCGCGATCCGCTGCGCCGCTCGCTCGCCGCGCGCGCCCTGGGCACGCTGCACGATCGCGAGTCCATCGAGAGCCTCATCCCGCTCACGGGCACGAGCGATCCCCTGTGCGCCCAGGCCGCCGCGGATGCGCTGCGCGAGCTGACGCGGGTGTCGCTGGGGCTGGACGCCCGGGCCTGGATGACCTGGTGGGCGGACAACCGCGCGCGCCGCCGCGCGGACTGGCTCGTGACGGCGCTGCGGCACCCGGAGCTCGACGTGCGCCTGACCTCCATCGAGGAGCTGAGCCGGGCCCTCAACGACACACTCGGCTACTACGCCGACGCACCCGAGCCCGAGCGCGAGGCGGCCGTGCGCCGCTGGGAAGCCGTGGCGGCGGACCCCGGGCGCTCGCGCCGACTGACCCTGCTCTAGGCCGCGAGGGAGACGCTCCGTCATGACGACCCAGGCGTGGCTGAGCCTCGGGGCCTGTGCGGGCCTGCTGGCGCTGGCCGTGCTGGCCCTGGTGCGCGTGGGCCGCAGCCCCCTGGCGCTCCCGCTCGCGGTGCTCTGCATCACCCTGTCCACGTGGAACTTCGCCGACTTCGCCCTGGTGCGCTCGGGCGGCGCGGGCTGGCGGCTCATCGCCACGATGTCGACGATGATGAGCGCCCCGCCCCTGCTGCACTTCCTGCTGTCGTTCGTGGGCGAGCGGCGCCGACTGTCCGGGGTGATGTACGCCACGTATGGGCTGTTCGGCGCCCTGTCGCTCGTGGCGCTCGGGGGGCTGGGCGCCGAGCGCGTGGCGGCGAGCGTCACCTCGCGGGGCTTCACCTGGGTGCTGGTGGGCCTGTTCCTGCCCGTGCTGGGCACGGCGTTCTGGCTGCTCGGGCGGCACCTGCGCCGCGAGCCGCGCGCCATCGAGCGCATGCGCACGCGGCTCTTGCTCACGGGCCTGGCGCTGCTGGTGGTGCTCTTCGGCACGGACGTGGCGGCGGAGCTGGGTGGCAACGTGCCGCGCCTGGGGGGCCTGGGCACGCTGCTCGGCCTGCCCGCCATCGCGGTGGTGGCGCTGCGCTTGCGGCTCTTCGGCCAGGAGCTGACCAACGTCCACGCCGCGTACGCGCTGCTCCTGTCGCTCATCGGGGTCCTGTCCTACCTGGGCGTGTTCCGCGCCTTCGCCGAGCGGCGGGGCGCGCTCGTGGTGGGCACGGTCGCCATCACGCTCGCGCTGCTGGGCATCACCCGCCGGGGCGTGTCCGCCTTCGTGGCCCAGCGCGAGCGGCTCACGCAGATGGCCACCCTGGGGCGCTTCTCCGCGCAGATGGCGCATGACCTGAAGAACCCCATCGCCGCGCTCAAGGGCGCCACCCAGTACCTCCAGGAGGAGCACGCCCGGGGCCAGCCGTGGGACGACAAGGGCGAGTTCCTCGACCTGCTGCTCGAGCAGGTGGAGCGGTTGGATCGGGTGGTGGACACCTACCAGCGGCTCGGGCGGGTGGAGCCCCTGATGCAGCCGGTGGACCTGAACCAACTGGCCACGAGCGTGCTGTCGCTGCAAGGCCTCACGGGAAGGCCCGGGGTGGAGCTGCGCCAGGAGCTGGCGCCGGGGGCGCTGCCCTGCGCGGGAGACTGGGATCTGCTGGTCAACGCGGTGGAGAACCTGGTGCGCAACGCCCTGGAGGCCATGCCGAATGGAGGCACGCTCACCGTGCGCACGCGGCGGGAGGTGCGCAGCGTGGTGCTCGGCGTGGAGGACACGGGCGAGGGCATGAACGCGCGCACCCGCGAGCGGGCATTCGACGACTTCTACACCACCAAGGCCACGGGCAGCGGGCTGGGACTGGCCTTCGTGCGGCGGGTAGTGGAGTCCCATGGCGGCCGGGTGAAACTCACGAGCCACGAGGGACGCGGCACCACGGTGACCTTGCGGCTGCCCGTCTCCGGTCCCGGCCCGGAGCGGTAGTCCCCCGTCCCCATGAGGCCCGCTCGGCCGTCCCCCGAGCGGCCCTGGCGCTGACGCCCCGGGTCCGGCCGGAGTAGGATGGGCGACCCGTTCCAGGAGACGAGAGCACCTTGGCCGAGCCGTTGAAGGGCAGTGTGTTGTTGGTGGATGACGACCCGGCCGTGGCCAAGGTGCTCGGCGCGCTGCTGGGACAAGCGGGCCTGTCGGTGCACACGGCCTCCCGGGGAGACGAGGCGCTCGCCCTGCTGGGCCGCAAGCCCATCGACGTGGTGGTGAGTGACGTGCGCATGCCCGGCATGAGCGGCCTGGAGCTGCTCGCCGAGGTGGGCCGCTCCTGGCCCGACCTGCCCGTCATCCTCCTGACCGCCCATGGCACCGTGCCCCTGGCCGTGGAGGCCATGAAGGCGGGCGCGACGGACTTCGCCCTCAAGCCCTTCGATCGCGAGGAGATCCTCTTCAGCATCCGCAAGGCGCTCCTGCGCGCCCAGCAGCCCGAGGCCTCCCGCCCCCCCGTGGGCAAGGACGCCGGGAGCTTCGTGGGCCGCAGCTCCGCCATGTCCAGCGTCCAGGCCCTGCTCGCGCGCGCGGCGGCGGGCACGGCCACGGTGCTCTTGCGCGGCGAGTCCGGCACGGGCAAGGAGCTGGCCGCCAAGGCCGTGCACGACGCGAGCCCCCGCCACGCCGGCCCCTTCGTGAAGCTGCACTGCGCGGCCCTGCCCGACACGCTCTTGGAGAGCGAGCTGTTCGGCTACGAGAAGGGCGCCTTCACTGGCGCGGCCACGCGCAAGCCCGGCCGCGTGGAGCTGGCCCACGGCGGCACGCTCTTCCTCGACGAGATCGGCGACATCACCCCCCAGGTGCAGGTGAAGCTCTTGCGCCTGCTGCAGGAGCGCGAGTTCGAGCGGCTCGGCGGCACGCAGACGCTCAAGGTGGACGTGCGCTTCGTGGCGGCCACGCACCGGGACCTGGAGACGCTGGTGCGCGAGGGCACCTTCCGCGAGGATCTCTTCTACCGGCTCAACGTGGTGCCGGTGTGGCTGCCGCCCCTGCGCGCCCGGCCCGAGGACATCGAGCCGCTCGCGCGCCACTTCCTCGACGTGCACGCGCGCGCCAATGGCCGGCCCGCCTTCACCCTCACGCCGGAGGGCCTGGCCACCCTGTGCGCCCAGCCCTGGCCCGGCAACGTGCGCCAGTTGCAGAACTTCATCGAGCGGCTGGTGGTGCTCTCCGACGGGCCCCTGCTCACCGGCGACGAGGTGCGGCGCGAGCTCGAGCGGCAGCCGGGCATCATCCCCCTGCTGCCCGCCCCCGCCCTCACCCCGGTGCCGGGCGGCCCGACGGCGGCCCCGGGCGCGAGCGAGGGACGCACCCTGGAGTCCCAGCGCAAGGAGACGGAGCGCCAGGCCCTGGTGGACGCGCTCAAGAGCGCCGGGGACAACCGCACCCTGGCCGCGCGACTGCTCGGCATCAGCCGCCGGACCCTGTACAACAAGCTGGAGGAGTACGGGCTCGTCTAGGGCCCTCCCCGTCGCATGGAGATTCAATGAGCCCTCGGCATGGATGAGCGGGTGTTGGAGAAGTGGGGCTGGGGCGCGCCGTTTCGCGAGGCGTGGCGCGTCCAGGCGGGTCCGGGCGAGCAGCCCGCGCGCATCACCGCGGACTATGGCGTCGAGTACCTGCTCGGCACGACGGACGGAGAGCTGCGCGCCACCATCCCCGGCAAGCTGCGCATGGCCATCCGCAAGGGCGACTCGGCCCGGCCCGTGGTGGGCGACTGGGTGTCCTTCGAGCCGCGCGCCCAGGAAGGCACCACCGTCATCCAGTCCGTGCTCCCCCGGCGCACCCAGCTCACGCGCAAGGCCGCGGGCCGCACCGCCGAGGAGCAGGTGGTCGCCGCCAACCTGGACGGCGTCTTCCTCGTGTCCGCGCTCACCAAGGATCTCAACCCGCGGCGGCTCGAGCGCTACCTCACGGTGGCGTGGGACAGCGGCGCCCGGCCCGTGGTGCTGCTCACCAAGTCGGACTTGAGCGAGGACGCGCCGCGCGAGCGCGAGCGCATCGCCGCGCTCGCCCAGGACGTGCCCGTGCACACCGTGAGCGCCGTGACGGGCGAGGGCCTGGACGCGCTCGCGCCCTACCTCGGCCCGGGCCAGACGGTGGCGCTCATCGGCTCGTCCGGCGTGGGCAAGTCCACGCTCATCAACCGGCTGCTCGGCAGTGCCCGCCAGGAAGTGCGCGAGGTGAGCGAGGACGACAAGGGCCGGCACACCACCACGCACCGCGAGCTGTTCATCCTGCCCGGCGGCGGCCTCGTCATCGACACGCCCGGCATGCGCGAGCTGGGCGTGATGGAGAACGAGGAGG includes:
- a CDS encoding PAS domain-containing protein — protein: MTAPSDIQVALEAEISRLRGLLQQAGLDAEGQALASAPSPLEPARLLRLAQGAGGIGVFSLELATGLMTVTPAYCELFGLDPVEVLPAERIEALLLADDPSESPLERRSRPQRGLSTEFRIRHARTGAPRWISRRAEYVRDEQGRPVRLIGVVQDITERRRIEDALRDANERMQLALNSDVVMGTWVWNIPEDQLIADARFAQALGLDVQEAARGLPLEAFVRAIHPDDRPRVEAMIAKTVRLGSPYRAEYRVLHAQWGYRWIEASGHCELSAEGQPRRFPGVLIDIHDRKEGELRLAALVEVGDRLRDLETTFAIASTAMDVVGPLMGCIRAAYGTIDSPRRVIEVQRDWVARPDVLSVAGRHSFDDYGVHLEDLKRGETVVIPDVEKDPRTAPHAANFVALGVRSLLNVPLMEHGRLVAVLLLHDTRVRDWSEDEIDFLRNIADRVWATSERFRVLAELRRANEDLELRVAQRTRERDRVWKISQELLGVMDTGGRLLSVNPAWSAVLGWREDELVRGTLDWLEAEGHAAMRAELARLTAADATRRFETPLKHKNGSVRHLSWTAVLVPEEGLVYGVGRDVTEQRRVEEELRQSQKMEAVGKLTGGVAHDFNNLLQVISGNLQLLQRDVASNERAQRRVNNAIGSVNRGAKLASQLLAFARRQPLRPLVLDLGGLVRGMDDLLRRSLGEDVRVEAIIAGGLWNTFIDPNQMENVLLNLAINARDAMAGSGTLTLMADNVVLGEEYVRLHPEVAPGAYVMLSVTDTGSGMSPEVMERAFEPFFTTKPEGRGTGLGLSMVYGFVKQSGGHVELRSELGRGTTFKLYLPRTEQEQAVQPEVLSGPVEGGSETILVVEDDMAVRATTVDILSDLGYRVLKAVDGQSALSLLTRGDPVDLLFTDVVMPGPVRSPELARQAQALLPDLEVLFTSGYTEDAIVHGGRLDPGVHLLSKPYRSEDLARKVRQLLDQRDQKRAARVPTPPESRRAPDKTRRLRVLLVEDDEDIRSSAYELLGLLGHDVVAVASAEEASEVLAVDAFELLFTDVTLPGRSGVELARDAVRLRPGLRVLIASGHASAALPPEDALRMGAVLLPKPYALLQLQKALEQVAASL
- a CDS encoding HEAT repeat domain-containing protein, whose product is MPAHLAQTLITQGLLPQDKAEEALRHQAAQGGALDTALLERRMLTEPQVLHALGEASGLRPVNLADFEPNADVASFIPPKIADRLCVVPLSLDGTTLHVACGYPVPRKELEEVGFLLGKPLELWVATEVRVREWISVIYRLPLSPRQSAVLALLDPERMGAGAPPPPSAPAPVAPAPSAPAPSAPPPAPRPPPPPQPEESTLTVEMVERLARNVAAEPVSLERTAKPAAPPAPAAPPPPRPAPAARPPAPTAARPPAPAAPPAAPPPASAPAREPLRLNMAEPAPRPPPPAQPPPPAQPPPPAQPPQARPAPQAPAPVAPRPPPPAPAPPPAPVAAAPVAPPPAPPRPAPAPVEARAPEAEAPRAASDDVPDWTLVQARAALKDATRERDRLIDTALRFGRRTFDYVAAFAVMRGAAVGWDARGEGLPAESLAQVSIPLDASSVFRTVAVTRGSYAGPVPPDSLTRHYLELFGRQPPRTLFLYPVEVRGRLVAVLYGDCGQKPISQRRLSDYLLFCQELPAAFQELLLFRKQRQAPQRGSGMSFDVDVDVELDEPAAPAPQPSLAAGLGWSPFATRSSGAMGRAASLAPLVMSQEERPPPDFGPLIKRLTGPDANQRASAMAELARSPEASARVLVTHFPGPSAWSRLPVLELPEADELGPIAGALSRLGRPAAQALAPLLDSPDSDTRYFALLTAGNLPYVELVDGILRGLFDAEPDLSSAARAAAAALKHLPRLDAARRELRQELQHRDPLRRSLAARALGTLHDRESIESLIPLTGTSDPLCAQAAADALRELTRVSLGLDARAWMTWWADNRARRRADWLVTALRHPELDVRLTSIEELSRALNDTLGYYADAPEPEREAAVRRWEAVAADPGRSRRLTLL
- a CDS encoding ATP-binding protein; translated protein: MTTQAWLSLGACAGLLALAVLALVRVGRSPLALPLAVLCITLSTWNFADFALVRSGGAGWRLIATMSTMMSAPPLLHFLLSFVGERRRLSGVMYATYGLFGALSLVALGGLGAERVAASVTSRGFTWVLVGLFLPVLGTAFWLLGRHLRREPRAIERMRTRLLLTGLALLVVLFGTDVAAELGGNVPRLGGLGTLLGLPAIAVVALRLRLFGQELTNVHAAYALLLSLIGVLSYLGVFRAFAERRGALVVGTVAITLALLGITRRGVSAFVAQRERLTQMATLGRFSAQMAHDLKNPIAALKGATQYLQEEHARGQPWDDKGEFLDLLLEQVERLDRVVDTYQRLGRVEPLMQPVDLNQLATSVLSLQGLTGRPGVELRQELAPGALPCAGDWDLLVNAVENLVRNALEAMPNGGTLTVRTRREVRSVVLGVEDTGEGMNARTRERAFDDFYTTKATGSGLGLAFVRRVVESHGGRVKLTSHEGRGTTVTLRLPVSGPGPER
- a CDS encoding sigma-54-dependent transcriptional regulator; protein product: MAEPLKGSVLLVDDDPAVAKVLGALLGQAGLSVHTASRGDEALALLGRKPIDVVVSDVRMPGMSGLELLAEVGRSWPDLPVILLTAHGTVPLAVEAMKAGATDFALKPFDREEILFSIRKALLRAQQPEASRPPVGKDAGSFVGRSSAMSSVQALLARAAAGTATVLLRGESGTGKELAAKAVHDASPRHAGPFVKLHCAALPDTLLESELFGYEKGAFTGAATRKPGRVELAHGGTLFLDEIGDITPQVQVKLLRLLQEREFERLGGTQTLKVDVRFVAATHRDLETLVREGTFREDLFYRLNVVPVWLPPLRARPEDIEPLARHFLDVHARANGRPAFTLTPEGLATLCAQPWPGNVRQLQNFIERLVVLSDGPLLTGDEVRRELERQPGIIPLLPAPALTPVPGGPTAAPGASEGRTLESQRKETERQALVDALKSAGDNRTLAARLLGISRRTLYNKLEEYGLV
- the rsgA gene encoding ribosome small subunit-dependent GTPase A; amino-acid sequence: MDERVLEKWGWGAPFREAWRVQAGPGEQPARITADYGVEYLLGTTDGELRATIPGKLRMAIRKGDSARPVVGDWVSFEPRAQEGTTVIQSVLPRRTQLTRKAAGRTAEEQVVAANLDGVFLVSALTKDLNPRRLERYLTVAWDSGARPVVLLTKSDLSEDAPRERERIAALAQDVPVHTVSAVTGEGLDALAPYLGPGQTVALIGSSGVGKSTLINRLLGSARQEVREVSEDDKGRHTTTHRELFILPGGGLVIDTPGMRELGVMENEEGLRATFTDIEALATGCRFSDCRHEREPGCAVREAVRMGTLPAERLEAFHKLNQEVARPEHDAPLRTRGRQEKAPPPRKRGR